One region of Culex pipiens pallens isolate TS chromosome 2, TS_CPP_V2, whole genome shotgun sequence genomic DNA includes:
- the LOC120414937 gene encoding uncharacterized protein LOC120414937, with product MVGCVVPGCTNRTVRMGACVPDDSQLRASWRAAIFGGTGQQLSDVAINGKHVCNLHFPPHQQPGRGSMYREPTLYLVDYTWTEVSCCQLCLQYKPVESMFNRKYCLEQTLTLQSLAYKYFRVRQFIKSSTQESYFCEACVVQLDITHRFCEQINENSRAYERMLRKMSKTVVIFEQCAPPEPEPTAVESPPAFDSGLFSAEQVVIKEEPQDEQETCVLDADVGIPIAEMVAEKGHSGCEVEENEFETIEVDDEDVEPEVKIKIEPNLEEMPVKIKQEVPDDEDVPAVELILSVNVKKEPSEEVELLPAAKKQRIQFKYGCLMCKAFFQSQFELNLHLQEVAHDKVLNKCVSCRAPIMSQMGQEVKCDRCEGISGTQSPRILNKKFTPNKTVPDTYTCGPCNRQFLTESSLLHHQRQDKCNYPVNTCTQCNETFQSEDDLVTHVELAHNTSRRGKKCEVCGEAVPGILFDLHRLLLCGENLPQNPEETHLKQCALLFYRQKHHPKKAYWLLRNKFGEHTGVTQVMVATWYAQFVQGDVACSDSVQASIKNLINENATISVQELSEQVGVHFDSVRLRTGLMGLMLKYGRWVPQELPTSMLKNRFNFCRALLARYKNSSSFSSMIMCSERWVYYGNGAPGQHAEETKVLTEAKKALLCVWWDQRGLIFHELLEPQQAAVPDRYHAQFSRFTKAMQSARQKVPNQVIFQYGITEPTARQQLKAILSGIGWELLRHPDHSPDIDPTDYHLFQSLLYGFQNLYFASPGQVYEWVAKVCKEQTAPFYLRGIRMLFNRWQKVVENKGDYCGQ from the exons CGATTACACCTGGACCGAAGTGTCCTGCTGCCAGCTGTGCCTCCAGTACAAACCGGTCGAGAGCATGTTCAACCGGAAGTACTGCCTGGAGCAGACACTGACGCTGCAGTCCCTGGCGTACAAGTACTTCCGCGTGCGCCAGTTCATCAAATCCTCCACCCAGGAGAGTTACTTTTGCGAGGCGTGCGTCGTCCAGCTCGACATTACGCACCGGTTTTGCGAGCAAATCAACGAGAATTCCCGGGCGTACGAACGGATGCTGCGTAAGATGTCCAAGACGGTGGTGATTTTCGAGCAGTGCGCACCACCGGAACCGGAACCGACGGCTGTTGAGTCTCCTCCTGCGTTTGATAGTGGTCTGTTTAGTGCGGAGCAGGTCGTTATCAAGGAAGAACCGCAGGATGAGCAGGAAACATGCGTTTTAGACGCTGATGTTGGTATCCCCATAGCTGAGATGGTGGCAGAGAAGGGTCACTCAGGTTGCGAGGTCGAAGAGAACGAATTTGAAACGATTGAGGTGGACGACGAGGATGTTGAGCCAGAGGTGAAGATTAAGATAGAACCAAATTTAGAGGAAATGCCAGTGAAAATCAAACAGGAAGTTCCTGACGACGAAGATGTGCCAGCGGTAGAGTTAATACTTTCAGTAAACGTGAAAAAGGAACCCTCCGAAGAAGTGGAACTGCTACCGGCAGCCAAAAAGCAACGGATTCAGTTCAAGTACGGTTGTCTCATGTGTAAAGCTTTCTTCCAGAGTCAGTTCGAGCTGAACCTGCATTTGCAGGAGGTTGCGCACGATAAGGTCCTGAATAAGTGCGTAAGCTGTCGGGCCCCGATTATGTCCCAAATGGGACAAGAGGTAAAATGTGACAGATGCGAGGGCATCTCCGGCACACAAAGTCCACGGATACTAAACAAGAAGTTTACGCCGAATAAG ACTGTTCCTGATACATACACGTGCGGCCCTTGCAACAGGCAGTTCCTAACGGAGTCGTCACTGTTGCATCACCAAAGGCAGGACAAATGTAACTATCCGGTGAACACTTGCACACAGTGCAACGAAACCTTTCAGTCCGAAGATGATTTGGTAACCCACGTGGAGTTGGCTCACAATACATCACGACGGGGCAAAAAGTGTGAAGTTTGCGGAGAAGCCGTTCCAGGGATTCTGTTTGACCTTCACCGACTGCTGCTGTGTGGTGAGAACCTTCCGCAAAATCCGGAGGAGACTCACCTGAAGCAATGTGCGCTGCTTTTCTACCGACAGAAGCATCACCCGAAAAAAGCGTATTGGTTGCTACGGAACAAGTTTGGCGAACATACCGGAGTGACGCAGGTCATGGTGGCCACgtggtacgctcagtttgtgcAAGGGGACGTGGCGTGCAGTGACTCGGTTCAAGCCAGCATCAAGAATTTGATAAACGAGAATGCAACCATCAGCGTTCAGGAGCTTTCGGAACAGGTCGGCGTTCATTTCGATTCCGTTCGGCTGCGAACCGGCTTGATGGGATTGATGCTGAAATATGGGAGATGGGTTCCTCAAGAATTGCCTACCTCGATGTTGAAGAATCGGTTCAATTTCTGTCGCGCACTGTTGGCGCGGTACAAGAACAGCAGTTCTTTTAGTAGCATGATTATGTGCAGCGAACGGTGGGTTTATTACGGCAATGGGGCCCCCGGCCAACACGCCGAGGAAACCAAAGTACTGACAGAAGCAAAAAAGGCCCTTCTGTGCGTGTGGTGGGACCAACGCGGTCTAATCTTCCATGAACTACTTGAGCCGCAGCAAGCCGCCGTTCCGGATCGATACCATGCCCAATTCTCTCGCTTCACCAAAGCGATGCAATCGGCACGGCAAAAGGTTCCCAACCAGGTAATTTTCCAGTACGGCATAACGGAACCAACTGCGCGCCAGCAACTCAAAGCCATCCTCTCCGGTATCGGCTGGGAACTGTTGCGCCATCCGGACCACTCGCCCGACATCGACCCTACCGATTATCACCTGTTCCAGTCGTTGCTGTATGGCTTCCAGAATCTGTACTTTGCGAGCCCGGGCCAGGTGTACGAGTGGGTGGCAAAAGTGTGCAAGGAACAGACGGCGCCGTTTTATCTGCGCGGCATTCGAATGCTGTTCAACCGGTGGCAGAAGGTGGTCGAGAATAAGGGTGATTACTGTGGGCAATAA
- the LOC120414940 gene encoding splicing factor YJU2, translating into MSERKVLNKYYPPDFDPSKIPRVKLPKNRQYTVRLMAPFNMRCVTCGEYIYKGKKFNARKEDVENEDYLGIRIYRFYIKCTRCLQEISFKTDPRNTDYEIEAGATRNFMALKLAEEQARREEEEAREEEATNPMKLLENRTQQSRNEIELLESLEELRDLNRRQQDVDYDTMLQQYDPSESIREREERLERQDEEYIKTIKFQSRSTTATGGGSGVGLKRVATEEIIEEIKQEEEPSSSSMTGDGRPAGAPGGNASTAAAAAAPPSTSFAVPNKVKKLDSAFSIGVRKSSLSNLVVKKKPVAVEGEKPKEILPKPVPAAAVVVTESATSRATDSTAPAVVTPVSGLGLLGAYSDSDNSSGEGDE; encoded by the exons ATGTCTGAACGTAAAGTTTTAAAC AAATATTACCCGCCGGATTTCGATCCGTCCAAGATCCCGCGGGTCAAGCTACCGAAGAATCGCCAGTACACGGTCCGGCTGATGGCACCGTTCAACATGCGGTGCGTAACGTGCGGCGAGTACATCTACAAGGGCAAAAAGTTCAACGCCCGCAAGGAGGACGTCGAGAACGAGGACTACCTCGGCATCCGGATCTACCGGTTCTACATCAAGTGTACGCGCTGCTTGCAGGAGATTTCCTTCAAAACGGACCCGCGCAACACCGACTACGAGATCGAAGCCGGCGCGACTCGCAACTTTATGGCGCTGAAGCTGGCGGAGGAGCAGGCCCGACGGGAGGAGGAGGAAGCCCGCGAGGAGGAGGCCACCAACCCGATGAAGCTGCTGGAGAACCGGACGCAGCAGTCGCGGAACGAGATCGAGCTGCTGGAGTCGCTGGAGGAGCTGCGGGATTTGAACCGGCGCCAGCAGGACGTGGACTATGACACCATGCTGCAGCAGTACGATCCGAGCGAGTCGATTCGGGAGCGGGAGGAGCGGCTGGAGAGGCAGGATGAGGAGTATATCAA AACGATTAAATTCCAATCCCGTTCGACGACGGCGACCGGTGGAGGCAGCGGCGTTGGCCTGAAGCGCGTCGCCACCGAGGAAATCATCGAGGAGATCAAGCAAGAAGAGGAACCGTCCTCCTCGTCAATGACCGGTGACGGCCGGCCAGCGGGAGCACCGGGAGGTAACGCTTcgacagctgctgctgctgctgctccaccCTCCACAAGCTTTGCCGTCCCGAACAAGGTGAAAAAGTTGGACTCTGCCTTCAGCATCGGGGTGCGGAAAAGCTCCCTCAGCAACTTGGTCGTGAAGAAGAAGCCGGTGGCGGTGGAGGGGGAAAAGCCCAAGGAAATCCTGCCGAAACCAGTGCCGGCAGCGGCGGTGGTTGTGACTGAGTCGGCCACAAGTCGAGCAACAGATTCAACAGCACCAGCAGTTGTGACGCCGGTCAGTGGGTTGGGACTGCTGGGCGCTTACTCGGACAGCGATAACTCGTCCGGGGAAGGGGATGAGTGA